A genomic region of Ficedula albicollis isolate OC2 chromosome 12, FicAlb1.5, whole genome shotgun sequence contains the following coding sequences:
- the LOC101812773 gene encoding uncharacterized protein LOC101812773, whose product MPGSGSRGFRKMHSQQPRMEGTAAEAARGSGSPSQDPPSPAQRRGNTNTEVEDHCPICLDSWREPSFVMPCLHCFCYACIRRWAKTKTQCPLCKGKMTSILHSVRADDDFKEVFIIPRATPPEVPPAGNAHREPDAPNLPRPEAHQQWVAEGDGQHFLGGFYLPNWMRCFSAGSALQQTLHSWFRQSLEMLFETVTSRTQRTSVPEQQRCREHHHCPCQRDTRGTTGQEGSSSSPTPAPARSSADEMPSTSSSAIGWGPSTHPSASTTTHVEQQPQEEQERLRPGLPSFFRRGDPSLRGPQRPRKRRASSPKGFPPHRRPRY is encoded by the exons ATGCCAGGTTCAGGCAGCCGGGGCTTTAGGAAGATGCACTCACAGCAGCCACG CATGGAAGGcactgctgcagaagcagcaaggGGGAGCGGCTCGCCATCCCAAgatccccccagcccagcacagcgcAGGGGCAACACGAACACAGAGGTGGAGGACCACTGTCCCATCTGTCTGGACAGCTGGAGGGAGCCCAGCTTTGTGATGCCGTGCCTGCACTGCTTCTGCTATGCCTGCATCCGGCGGTGGGCCAAGACCAAAACCCAGTGCCCCCTGTGCAAGGGGAAGATGACCTCCATCCTGCACTCAGTGCGGGCAGATGATGATTTTAAGGAGGTTTTCATCATTCCACGTGCGACACCACCAGAAGTCCCCCCAGCAGGAAATGCTCACAGAGAGCCAGATGCTCCCAACCTCCCTCGCCCTGAAGCACATCAACAGTGGGTGGCAGAGGGAGATGGCCAGCATTTCCTGGGTGGTTTCTACCTCCCAAACTGGATGCgctgtttctctgctggctCAGCATTACAGCAGACTCTGCACTCATGGTTCCGTCAGAGCTTGGAGATGCTGTTTGAAACGGTAACATCCAGGACCCAGCGCACAagtgtccctgagcagcagcgCTGCAGGGAGCACCACCACTGTCCATGCCAGAGGGACACCCGTGGTaccacagggcaggagggcagctcCTCATCTCCTACTCCTGCTCCAGCAAGATCCAGTGCGGATGAGATGCCTAGCACCTCATCTAGTGCCATTGGTTGGGGTCCAAGTACACACCCCTCTGCTTCCACTACCACCCATGTGGAGCAACAACCCCAGGAGGAACAAGAGAGGCTGCGCCCAGGCCTTCCTAGTTTTTTTAGGAGAGGTGATCCTTCACTTAGGGGACCACAGCGACCACGAAAAAGGAGAGCAAGCAGCCCCAAAGGGTTTCCACCTCACAGGAGGCCACGTTACTGA